The sequence CTCCAAGTCCCGCGGTGTTCTCATCCTCTCCGGCTCAACGGTGGGGGTCATCGAGAGAGTCGCCCTGAGGGGCGATGCCCCCCTCTACGGGCGCAGAACGGCCGTGCTGAAGCTCGAGCCCCTAGGCTTCCGTGCGCTAGCCGAGTGGTTCACCAGGTACAGCTCCCTGGAGCTCGTCAAGATCTACGGGGCTTTCGGGGGCACACCAGCCTACCTCGAGCTCGTCGATGAGGGGAAGAGCCCCGAGAGGAACATCATCGACCTGGTGCTGAGTAAGCGGGGCCCCCTGCACGAGGAACCCCTCTTCCTGCTGCTAGAGGAGCTGAGGGCTCCGGCCCGGTACATGGACGTGCTCACAGCGATCTCCCAGGGGAGGAGGACGCTGAGCGAGATCGCCAGCGCGGCTGGGATCTCCAGGGAGAACCTGACGACTTACCTGGCCACGCTGGAGCATCTCGGCTTGATCGAGAGGGAGAGACCGGTGCTCTCGAGGGGGCGCTCGATGTACTCGATCAAAGACCCCTTCTTCGCCTTCTGGTTCCGCTTCGTTTGGCCCAACAAGTCGCTGCTCGAGAGGGGGTTGGAGAACGAGCTTTGGGCCAGCGTCGCGGTCGACTTCAACACCTACCTCGGCTGGGTTTTCGAGAAGGTTGCCTTAGAACACGTGGTCGGCGAGGTGCGAAGCGGCCGCTTCCCCCTCGAACCCGACGTTGTGGGCAGGTGGTGGGCGAAGGGGGAGGAGGTCGACATTGTGGTAGCGTCCGCGAGGGAGGGGGTTGGAGCGCTAATCGAGGTGAAGTGGTCCGACCTGAGCCGCCACGAAGCCAGAGCGATCCTCAGAAGGCTGTCGGAGAAGGGAGGTCAAATCCAACTCCGCGAGAAGCTGTACGGGCTAGTAGCCCGGAGCCTCGAGGGGAAGGAGGAGCTGAGAAGGATGGGCTACCTGGTCTACGACCTGTCCGACATCGCTGGGTAACCGATTTTTACGCCGCCGGAGACCGCTGACTGTGGGCGGCGAGCTCATCGCACGGTTCAGGAGGTTGAGGGTGGCGGACGTCGTTGACGCCCTCGACCGGTACGGGTACCACGATAACCTTCTGATCTCAAGGGAGATCAGACCCCTCTACCCCGCAGCGAAGCTGGCCGGCTACGCTGTCACTGTGAGGACGAGGCGCGTCCAGGAGGAGATACCCACGATGGGGCCCGATGAGTACGACAGGTTCGCCGACAGGTGGTACGCGACTCGGGCCAACTACGAGCACTTCATGAGGCACGCCGGCCCTGGCACGGTGATCGTCGTGGATGCGTCCCACAGCCCTGACGTCGGTTTCTGGGGGTCGACGGTGGCGCTACACGCTAAAGCGAGGGGCGTTGAAGGCGCCGTCGTAGACGGAGGGGTGCGGGACGCGGGCGAGATCGAGAGGATCGACTTCCCCACCTTCTACCGCTACCACGGTAGGACGGAGGTGGTGGGGAGGCTGGAGTTCGGGCCCGAGGACGTCAACGTGCCAGTGACAGTAGGAGGCGTGACCGTGCGCCCCTTCGACATCGTCGTCGGCGATTACGACGGCGTCGTGGTCGTTCCGAGGGAGGTGGCCGAGAAAGTCCTGGAGAGGGCGGAAAGGCAGCTCGAGCTGGACAGGGCTTCGCAGAAACCCCTGCTGGAGAAGCTCGGGTTGAAGCTGTGGTGAGCGGCTTGGAGTACTTCTCAGGCTACGCTGGGAAGCTGCTCGTCATCCGCCTCGACCCCGGCGACCTGCTGCTGGAGAGCGTCGAGGAGGTAGCTCGAAGGGAGGGGTTCGAGACGGCAGTTGTTCTCTCCGGGATCGGGACGCTGGACCGCTGCTACCTGCACGCGGTGACGACCACCGGCTACCCAGTGAGGGAGCAGAAGCTGGTTTTCGAGGGTGTCTCCCTCGAGCTCCTCTCGCTACAGGGGGTGGTCGCGGGCGGTAAAGCCCACCTGCACGCCGTCGTATCTGACACTAAGGGAGCTTACGGCGGCCACGTGGAGGAAGGCTGCCGCGTGCTCTACCTCGCCGAGATCGTAGTGCTCGGGGTGGACGGGCTAACGCTGGCTAGAATCCCGGATGAGCGCGGGATCGGGAGGTTGAGAAAGAAGCCTTGATTTTAAAACCTCTTTCTAACACACCTTCAGTATCGCGTAGCTCCTGGGCGGGAGCTCCACCTCGAACCCTCCGCCGCCAACCGTGGAAACCGTGGCGCGACCCCGCACCAGCGTCGGTGAGCCGGAGAAGCCGCACAGCTCGGGGTTGATGTCAACTCTGGCTGAAACCCAGTGGCCGTTGTGGTTCACGAGCACGAGGTGGCCGTCGCTGTACGCGTGCAGAGAGACGTTCGTCAGCGGCCCCCTCGCCGGGCTCAGCTTGATGCCGAGGTGCTCGCCGACCAGATCCCTCACGGCTTGCCTAACGATTTCCGGGTACTCGCCCAAGAGCTGCGGGTAGTCCGTGATGCAGAGCGCGATGACGGGTACCCCCCTAGCCGCGAGCCTGAGTATGGCAGCCCTCCTCTCCCAACCGTCGCTCACCGTCACGATGCTCTCACCCTGCCTGGCGTTGAGCACGGGCCCCACCGGCAGCAGGCTCGCCCGCCTGTGCCCCTCCATCGCCGCGGCGCCCCGGTACTCGAAGATCGACGCGGCGAAGTGGTCGTAGAGGAGCTCCGCGCCGGCCAGAACATCGTAGCCGGCTTCGCCGGCGTCACCGCGCAGCAGGCGCCTGATAGCGCCGGAGGTGAGGAAGAGGACCTTCACTCTAGCGAGCAAGTCCTCCAGATCGATCAGGCCAACCTCCTTGGCTGTGAGGAGAACCGCGGAGCCCTTGGGCACTTCCCGCGCGGGCTTCAGGGGGACGCCGATCGACCCGATGTAGTCCTCGATGTAGCGGTCCTCCAGCGGCGAGAATGGTGGGAGCAGCGCCGGCCTTACTAGCCCGAGGGGCTCGCCCCCAACCCTCGATAGCGCGGAACTCAGAGCTGGATAGTGCTGCTCGACGGCTTCGACGTGCGGCTGGCACTTTGGTTGGAGGAGGTCCCAGAGGTTGAACAGCGTCAGCTCTGGCGGGAGGGGGGTGAGGCTGGAGAGCAGCTGGTCGATGTAGGTCTCCACGCTGACGGGGTGCTCCCAGCCCAATCCGTCGTACGTGTCGAACCACACCCCCTCAACGCCACCCGCGAGCTCGCGCACGAGGAGTGTGATGTAATGCGAACCGTAGCTGCGCACCCACTCCCGGGACTCTGTGCCAACGTATATCCCGTCGAACACCTTTACGAGGGATGGAACGTGAAGCCCCCTGACGTAGAAGTCCTCCCTCCACTCCGCCACCTTGACCACAACTCGCCTCCCACCGGCCTCGCGGAAGGGTTTAACGACGCGCTCCTTCGAGACCTCCAGGAGCAGCTCGGTTGAGAAGCGGGACCAGAGCCTAGCTGTGGGCGTGTCACCCCTCGACAGCTCGCGCAGCAGCACGCTCCTACTGACGGAGAGCCCGAACCTACGGTTGAACTCAGCCACGCAGTTCGGGCAGGTGCA comes from Thermofilaceae archaeon and encodes:
- a CDS encoding RraA family protein codes for the protein MGGELIARFRRLRVADVVDALDRYGYHDNLLISREIRPLYPAAKLAGYAVTVRTRRVQEEIPTMGPDEYDRFADRWYATRANYEHFMRHAGPGTVIVVDASHSPDVGFWGSTVALHAKARGVEGAVVDGGVRDAGEIERIDFPTFYRYHGRTEVVGRLEFGPEDVNVPVTVGGVTVRPFDIVVGDYDGVVVVPREVAEKVLERAERQLELDRASQKPLLEKLGLKLW
- a CDS encoding ATP-binding protein codes for the protein MNVKFVDRKEELSFLERLCGEGKPHLVLVYGRRRVGKTRLLLELLSRRPGLYFYVPLGGRDTVLAELSRAVEGEFFRGFRFPDFSSFLEYIAVKLERGVTVVVDEFQRLAEVEGAISLLQRYWDERFSKSRGVLILSGSTVGVIERVALRGDAPLYGRRTAVLKLEPLGFRALAEWFTRYSSLELVKIYGAFGGTPAYLELVDEGKSPERNIIDLVLSKRGPLHEEPLFLLLEELRAPARYMDVLTAISQGRRTLSEIASAAGISRENLTTYLATLEHLGLIERERPVLSRGRSMYSIKDPFFAFWFRFVWPNKSLLERGLENELWASVAVDFNTYLGWVFEKVALEHVVGEVRSGRFPLEPDVVGRWWAKGEEVDIVVASAREGVGALIEVKWSDLSRHEARAILRRLSEKGGQIQLREKLYGLVARSLEGKEELRRMGYLVYDLSDIAG
- a CDS encoding DNA-binding protein; this encodes MSGLEYFSGYAGKLLVIRLDPGDLLLESVEEVARREGFETAVVLSGIGTLDRCYLHAVTTTGYPVREQKLVFEGVSLELLSLQGVVAGGKAHLHAVVSDTKGAYGGHVEEGCRVLYLAEIVVLGVDGLTLARIPDERGIGRLRKKP